The genomic stretch gggaacatatatcagCTGCCTTTTTGTCGCCTGCAGTGGCCTGGTGCTTCTCCTTTTTAGGTCTTTGGTTATCTTTCACTTTGTCTTTTAccaactcctgcttggtgcctatccgtgttgaagtaatgcctgattttagatatcttttgcctggaagttgtccttggctgttgcctggcctatatcaggcaaggcaggataatttagggcccaacagtgTCCATTcataaatattgaagaaatgatAAAAGGGGTAAGGATTAGCTAACATGACTACATCCATTTAGATTTTGATCGTTTCAAGTTTATAATAATTTGTACAAACCACTCAATATTACATTGGTTATGTCTAATGTGCGCTGAAATGTGCAGAGTTCAAATCTGTGCTTTCTTAAAATATCTTGCTCAAAAATACCCCAACTAAAAACCATAGAAGTTTAGCCTAGATCAATGTTCCTGCAGTTGGAGCTGCTTGTTTATTTGCAAACCCATAGTCTCGCAGCACATCGAGCTAACCTTAGATCCGCCTAACATGTATTTAAAGTGAATTGTTTCACGCACACCTCTGCACGTTCCCTTTATCACGAGTATGCACCATTATTTTTTTCTAGACGACTTCTTACTATAcagaaaaataattaaattacaggTCATAGGTCCTGCACCTACGCAAGTAGTAATTCCTTTCCAACCCTTGATTGAGCAAATAGCAGAATGCTTAAGATTCTCAAGCCCTGAATACCGGTACGTAAATGGGACCAGTAATAGTGTATACCTTTCAGTCCGCCCAGAAGGTGAACAAGTTGCCTTCATATACACTGGTGGCCCAGCCGTAACCCCTGAGGAATCATGTGAGCATGCAGCTATGCAAGCTGTTCGCGATATCATGACCAAATACAATGTTACAGTTAAAGATTTTACCCACTCCAAGAGGGAACTGTTGCAGAGGTTTGGTGGCCTGTATAGGTTGAAACGCCTAGAATTACAGGAGCTTATGAAAGGCCGTACTAACACCCCGCTGAATGAAGAGCCCCCAAATGCCTGTTCAGGTCCTCCAAAAAATGTGGCTCTTGATTGTGTTTCCTTATTGAGGCTCCTAAATCAAAAGTTTCCAATACACTGTACAACATTGGATGTTCTCCGGCATGGGAAAGACCGGTATACTGCATTCATGACCGTGTCCCTCCCTGGGGTGGTTATTGGGAAGAAAGACATAGTGAGTGACTGCTTCAGCTTTCCCGAACCTGCAAAAAATGATGTAGCTAAGAAGGCGATCGAATAAGTCATACCAATACTTAACCTTGAGATCATAGATGCAAACTATGATACTCCTGACACCAATCGTGTTACCCTCGATTCAGCACTGGAGCGAGAAAGTTACCTTGTCAGAAAAGCGCCTAATGGCATAGAGGAAGAATTTGAACCATCATGCTTACTCCTTGAGGAAGGGGCCACCACGCCACGTGCCTTTGCTTTTCAGATCCCTCGCCCCAACGGCCCCCCTCCACCACCTAAAAAAATGAAATTGTGTGCGACTTGCAAGCATAGGGCACATGTTCGGCCTGCACGAGCAAAGCCCACCCGCTATTTTAGGGTTTCTAAGAATGTTGAGTCGATGTTTGACCGCTTCAAAAAGGCATAACTGCATGCCATGCTAGGAGACCTAAGAATGAAATGAGTGTGTGGCTCGCGTACCGTTTTGGCAATAAACCTTTGATATGGAACGCTTAGAACTTCACTAATCCACTATTTCATAATCCTAATAGATAGGGATGAACTTGTAACTTTTTGACACTATAATAGTGTTTGTATATATTTGCTGCGTGTATGTTTCGGTAGGTTTATGATGTATTTTGAATGAATGTTTTTAAAGCTTGCTACTACTCGGTTGTAATACTATGTTCACTTTTCTCTAAATAAAAAATGTGTGAAACAACATTGTTGCGTAGTCCTGTACATTTCTTCAAATTGGGTTTAAAATTTTGTCATTAATTAGCAAATGCACAGACGCATTCCTTTTCGTTATGTAAACAACTCAATTATAGACAAGAAAAAAAGGACAAGGTAAGCCAAATAGAAAGCacacataaaaaaaaaagagtaactaGAAAGAGAAGATAAGGAAGAGAGTAGGACGAACTGAACATGTAATTACCTGCTGCAAATTTTGGAAACAAGCAGTATATTACTTGTAGTGGTCGGAATAGCCGGTATTTTTTTTCTAGATGGTTGCAAGTTCCCCAgctaaacaaacaacaaaataataataataataataataataataataagctagGTACCGCATACGCATACCAGGAAACTTTTTATGCTTCCAAGACGTATTTAATGATCATAGCTTATTATAGGACTGGGTACTTAAGAAGCCTAGCCATAACAGTTCGTCATTCTTGTGACCATATTCCATGCATTTCTGGGAAAACATGTATTTCTTAGTTACAGTGTAACCATTTCGCATATGGACCTTACTGTGTGTAGTGTGGCGATTAACCGAGCATCCGCACCTAACAAAACAGCCTACCATCTACCCATGCTTTGCGAGCCTATAAATGCCCCGGTCTCTTGAGCATATAGTTGTTCCGTAGTACAAGTCCCCCTAAGCTTTGCCTAAATTCTGTTCTTAACTAATGGTGCCACAGGTACAGGGAGGTTGCTCCTTAACGGGACGACCGCCAGATAGAGGCCTACTTACAACTGCCCCTCCACCTAGGCCAGTTATGCGTGGCGGCAAACGAGCCAGAACGACAATTATTTACTGCGACCGTACTGGAATAAGGTACTGTGTGTCCTGTGTGCATTCCTTTTGCTGTTGATACAAAAAATTTCAGCTAACCCAAATACTCACCCCTGCAGCAATGTGCCTGAAACACCTATACAGCCGCAGCCTAAAAGACGAAGAAAGGCCCAAATTAACCGACAACCGAGTAAGTTCCATGAACActttgttgttgatgttactgCAACATCGTGTGAACTAATACTGCTGCTAACTTTCTTATGTCCACTTCATACGCAGGGTTACCTACAGCTCACGCGGCACAACCGTTACCTACAGAGCAATTGAAGTTGCCGCACGGTGGGGTATGTGTTAAGTGCAACGCACAAAAGTTTGCATACGAAACCCCGTTTTTCTGCTGTGCTAATGGAGCTATTCAGTTACCTACAAATGCATATCCTCCTACATTAGTGCGCTTGTATACCTCCCCTGATGAGGATGCAGTTCATTTCCGTGCGTACGCAAGGATGTACAACAATCTCTTTGCTTTTAGCTCTATTGGCGGAAATTATGCTGCATCCACCCTCAAAGGTATTTATGTCTTTACTCTCCATGGCCAAATATATCATCACGTACCTACTTTACTTCCCAATGATGGTAGGCCAAAATATCTACAACTTTATTTCTATGATGGGCGGCATGAGGCGCTTAATCGAACTGGTTGCTTCCCAGAGGTAAGGGGAGATATAATTAACACCCTAATGCAGATTACCCAGTCCAATCCTTACGCGCGCTTCTTTCGATCCCTTAAAGAATTACCCATAGATGAAaatacccaaataaaactaaaCAGGAACACTGTTTTGGACCAGCGAGTGTACAACGCACCCACATCTGATGAGGTAGCTGTTATTTGGACGGAAAGTTCATCTTCTAGCGAGTCTAGCACCCCACATATAACTGTAACTGCAAAGGACAACAAGTCCCATCGAATAATGCACTACTATGGTTGTTATGATCCTTTGCAACACCCATTGCTTTTCCCGTCCGGGGAATGTGGGTGGGTGCAAGGGCTTCGAAAAGTAACCCCGGGCACGACCCAAATAGAAAGCCACGCTCCTGACAGGGCGTCTTTAGAACTTACACAAACTGTCGAAGGCCTATTAGAAGATGAATTAAACCGTATGTAAACTTACAagcatttatttattatttattccatGTGCATCACTCTTCAGTTAACgtgttttgacattttgacatgGTATATACACTTACTGTTTTGTTGCCCTTGAATAAAAAAATAGGCGCGGAGCAAGGCTATGGTCCAAAGGATAAAATTATATCGTGCCGGCAATATTACTGCTACAAGTTACAAAACCGCCCCGGTAATATGCTCCTGCGGACAGGTCGGTGCTTCCAACAGTATGTGGTGGACATGTACGTTAAAATCGAAAACACGCGGCTTGATTATTTCAGAAATAATCAAGAGACGATAAGGGCTGAATTATACCAGGGAATTATTGATACTGTCGGAACGGGTGAATGCCGTGCATCGAACGTTGGCAAGAGAGTGATTCTGCCACCGACTTTCTTGGGGGGACCTCGGGACATGAAAAAAAGATATCTGAATTCAATGGCCTTGGTACACAGGTTTGGAAAACCTGACCTGTTTGTCACTATGACATGCAATCCTACCTGGCCCGAAATAAAAAACCACCTAGCACCAAGAGAAGAGGCTCATAATCGGCCGGACTTAGTTGCAAGAGTTTTCCGTGCTAAGCTTTTAGCTCTGAAGAAACAGATTGTGGAAAAGCACATTTTTGGAGAAGTTGCAGCTTACGTATACGTGGTTGAATTCCAGAAAAGAGGCCTTCCCCATGTACACTTCCTGATAATTCTAAAAGACGGGTATAGGCTGAAATGTCCGGCagattttgacaaatttgtctgTGCTGAAATACCGTCAATGGCTAACCCTGCCCTCCGTAAGACTGTGCTTAAACACATGATGCACGGTCCTTGTGGCAAACTTAACCCTGCATGTTCATGCATGAAGCATGCTAACAGTCCTGGGTGTTGCAAATACGAATACCCAAAGTCCTACACAGCTGACAGAACAGTTAATGGTGCTGGATATCCAGAGTATAGAAGGCGGAACACAGGCGAAAAGGTGCTTATCCGGGATCATGAACTAGACAACAAATGGGTTATCCCGTATAACCCGTACTTGTTGGCTTTATTCGACTGTCACCTGAATGTTGAGGTATGCTCAACAATGCATGCAGTCAAATATTTGTATAAGTATATATACGAAGGCCACGACAAAATTTCCTTTAGTGTTACGGACGCCGAAGAACCCACAACAATAGATGAAATAGCGCAATTCCAATCAGGACGATGGGTATCTCCGTGCGAAGCAGCTTGGCGGATATTCGGATTTGATTTATTTGAAACATACCCACCAGTAATGCCCCTGCAAGTGCACCTACCCAACATGCAGACAATACGCCTGAGATCAACAGATAACTTGGCTGATGTAATTGCTGATGAGAAAAGGAGTCGCACCCCTCTTACTGAGTTTTTCAAGAAAAGCGCAACTAAAGACTGCCCCAAACTATTATACGGGGAGTTTACTGAACATTACCGTTGGGATACTGGAACCAGAACTTGGGAAAAAAAGGAGAAACAAAGTTATTGTGATTGGCAGGCTTGTTTTTGTAGCACCGGCTGAAGGGGAGCGCTTTTTCCTAAGACTTCTGCTCCTACACATCCGGGGTCCTACATCATTTGAGTCATTGAAAACAGTCAACGGGTATATATGTGCAACATTCCAGGAGGCAGCGCTCCGACACAGGCTGCTTGAAGAAGAAGATGCTGCTGAGCTATGCATGGCGGAGGCTTGCGCAGTACAAATGCCTACAGCACTTCGTcgccttttctcaacattgctcatttTCGCACAACCAAAGGATCCATATTTGTTGTGGGATACACACTATGAATCATTGTCAGACGATTTTCGACTAAAGTTCCCAGCCGACCCACGGAAAGTTAGCCAGCTAACAGCTCGTTCAGTGGAGAGGTACTTAGAAGCTATGGGGAAAACTATGGCGGAGTTTGGTCTGGAAcatctagatacttgcaacgatgatGAAATGAGGCGCACTAGAGATATAGTTGATGCCCTTGACGCAGCAATACCTGAGGACTGCACGTTATGTAAGGCACTCCTAAATTCAGCTCAGAAGGAGGCGTTTGACACAATTATGGAACATGTACGCATGTCTAAACCAGGTGCATTCTTTGTAGATGGGCCGGGTGGCACTGATAAAACCTTCCTATACAAAGCGTTGTACGCTGAAGTACGCCTAATGGGGCAGATAGTCCTGCCAACAGCATCATCAGGCATAGCTGCAGCGAACATACCGGGCGGGCGAACCACCCATTCACAATTCAAAATTCCCTTGGAATGTGACATATCTTTAGCATGGGACATTCCTAAGCAAAGTAGTCTCGCTGCGTTGATTCGGGCAACAACCTTGATAATCTGGGACGAAGCTTCGATGTCAAAGCGGTAGAATATCGAGTCTCTAGACCATCTGCTCCGAGACTTATGTAACCCAGAACAGATTTTTGGCGGGAAAATCGTTGTGTTTGACGGTGACTTTAGGCAAACACTTCCAATCCTACCCATAAAGTCGCAACGTGAGGTATTGGAAGCCAGTTTGTTCAGCTCACACCTCTGGCCAAAGTTAACAAAGTTTAGCTTATCTGAAAATCTCCGTGCAAGAGATGATCCTGAATTTGCACGGTTTTTGCTTGCACTTGGTAACGGCGAGTTGCAAACCAAGGAATATGAAAACATTGAACTACCAGATGGGCTGGTCAGGGTGCTGGACAGCGATGACCCAAACCCGATAAGCGGTTTGGCGGCACTTGCATTTCCAGAATTGGACCTTGGCACATTTGATCCCGACATCTTTACAAATCGAGCGATTCTGACACCGCTAAACGACGATGTGGATGCCATTAACGATGCTCTGATTGACAAGTTCCCCGGCAAGGCTGTAACCTACACAAGCCATGATTCAATGTTAGATGATACCTGTGCAGTTTACCCGGCAGAATTTATCAACAAACTAAATCCTGGTGGAATGAGTCCTCACAAACTTATTCTTAAAGAAAATTGTCCTGTTATTCTGATCCGGAACCTCCAACCATCATTTGGCTTATGCAACGGCACACGCTTGATTTGCAAGAGATTTTTACCGAACACAATTGAATGTGTAATTATGACGGGCCAACACAAAGGAGACTGTGTACTTATACCACGCATCAAGCTTCAGCCAGCTCCTTCAGCTAACTATCCTTTTCAGTTTCAAAGAAATCAGTTCCCTTTAAAGCTGAGCTTTGCAATGTCGATTAACAAGTGTCGGGTGAGACTTTAAGTCGTAGCAAGTGTACTTACCGCGTCCATGCTTCTCTCATGGTCACCAGATGTCGCACTATCCCGGACTCGAAAATCAAGCCAAGCAGTTCTTGTTGTGGCGGCACTGGGCCTCGAAAACAAATCCCCCGCAACTTTTGTCAGAAACGTCGTATCATACGATGCTCTCACCCTTGCTGGAATTCTTTAAGGGACTGCCACTTCAAGGTAAACTACCGACCATAACATTTGTCTACATATTCTTTTATTCCATTTAAGATCAACAATGATATGTGgcgttttctttcatttttcagtAGACTAATTTTGACTCACAAACAAGGGCACGCTACATTTGGAATTCGGCATTTGCGGTAAAGTTTCAATGCCTGCCATTGCCATGCGTAAGAATACGTAGCATGTACTCTCATCTAAGCGACATTATTCGTCGCTAGATTCTTCCCGAAGTTTCTTTGCCGGATGTTGGTGTTTTTGCACACTCGCCAACCGTTGTAAATTACCTTGCTCTGCTTGTTGTGTGTACTGAAAGGTGGTCACTAGAACACCAGACAAATGAATGTCAGATTTAATAGTATGTTTATGAGAACAACTTCTTCCCCTCTAtgtaaacaaaatatgaaatctTGCATAGTTGGTATTACAATTATCTGGTGTAAAACATTCTATTTAACACACTTAAACGTCCTCACCTTAAAGGGTGTTTTTtacttttccaaaaaaaaaaaagatagagaAGAAAAAAAACATACTTTGAGTGTGAGCCCAAAATTATCAGAACCTCACCAAAGCAATTTGTAAACTTTCGCTGATATTCAATAAAAGTATCTATTAACAACCGTGACAATATTTAACGTAACATCATAAAATTAGGCACTCTACTATGGAAACGTCCCTTATAATAGTCGCTTCATAAAGACAGCATAGAATTACGTTATAGCCTTGTAATAGTAAACACGTAAAAGAAGCGACAATTGAACTAAAAGATTAATAGATTTACATTTTACACACAAAAACCAAACATATATAGTGGAAGAAAAAAAATACAATCACATTATTAAAAAGAAACGAATAAAGGGAGAGAAATATGAAATAAGGGAGGGGTATACAAAACAAATAACCTGAACTATTCCAAATATAACACATCCCACTTTAACAACTATCTTTATACACCACCTCTCGCTAATTAGTCCGTATTATGAACGCTATTTAAATTAATACATGGCTAGGGAAAACAAGGACATGCTTGCTGAAAAAAACCAAAAGGTTTTCGAAATGCGTCTGCCAGCCCCCACACGCAGAATAACCACTATCGAAAGCCTCCTCGAAAAGAACGTAAGTTCCCTGTTCAGGCAACCTGCTTATCACATAGACCAATTTATAAAAGCCTACCCATACTCATTCTGGTTTACGAACCTAACACCAAAAAAACACATGCACGATGAATATCACTAGCATTGCAAGAGGCTGCATTTTTTTATTAGTTTCCTCTATCAGCAACGGCTATTACAAAGTCTCGTTTAATGCTTGCTTCAAATGACAGACTACCAACACTTTACAAGGGGAGAGCCACTGGCTACATGTGAAGCTGAATGACTTTAGCATATATGATGTGCACTTGTACCTTGGCTGCAGCCTCTGCGGCGCTGGCAGCGTTCAAGAAGAAGGGCTGCATATATTTGTACTACATGTTTAACAGAAAACGTAAAATCCACTCCAAGGTAATAACCCAACAATACAAATCCCAAGCACCCAAAACTTAGATCCTTACATGCAGAATGGTTTGTGTATACAGAATGACAATAACATTTGAAGCGGTAGATGCGTCGAGAGAGTACACTCTCACAGCATGCACTCACAATGCAGAGAGACTCGTGGAAGTGGAAGCGACCGTCTTGTACGCGATGCCTGCGCAGGTAATCACTGTAGACATTTTATACAATAAATATAACACCTGTAGACCTAGGGCACCTATGGAAGGTATAGTGTGCTGTGTATGCACTATGCAAAATGTAGATATGCTGCACAAACTAAATTCAACAACGTACTATATATCTACATGTTGTCCTGCAGGAAAGAGAAAGCTACCTCAAGTACATTGAGATCAAATTACAGAACGCAAGGTTGTATGTACAGGTAGTGCCTAGCACAGCTCTTTCCAGAGCACAACAACTGGAATGGGTGCTCAAGCAGGTCTCTCTAAACTAAACACCAAGATTCTATTAAGCTACCTTAGCAAGTTTTGAACCGGTTTTGAAGGCGCTGAATACCTACCAGTGTAAGGACGCATAATCTAATGTTAGGTTGCCTTTTTAAAAAACGGCAAAGGAATATGAACAATTGGCTCCTGGCAGTAGCGGTTAATAAGTAACCAACGACTATTAGATGCACCCTAGATATTGTGTATAAGTAACTATCTTTTCTGCAAGACTATGCTGTTCTCTTTATATATATCTTCCGCTTTGGCACATCGTAATCTTGTATAATATGCTAAGCTAACGATTTACTGGGGTCCTTTGGATGATGCGCACCCACAGGAAGGGCTGTCGGCGGAAAAGGAAATTAAGCATAGCCACAACACATACACGAAACTCCTCTCGAGTCTCCGAAAACATAAGAACAAATTGGGGCTCCGCGCCCGGTAGGGCGCGGCGCAACAACTAGTAACAAATAAATGTTACTTTAATGAAAGTATGCGACGAATAAATGAGTAAGTCTTTTGTAAAACGATTTTACAatacctgttgggtactcgatcgagtagctggggtactcgatcgagtaagggggtactcgatcgagtgccttgggtactcgatcgagtgtccggttttacggggagatttctcgggttttgttaattatgcgattaaggtatttaagtttcgtcgtcattgttttaattcacttttacaaaacctaaaaccctgtttaagagagaaagccaccagttcatcttcctaatcgcattcttagcaattcccggagttcagacggtcagttcttgtcgttgttcgtatcgttgagttccttgcgtcgagggtaagatctacgtaccctttttattgtctttcccttgttttggttaaaccctaatttagatattgggggtttttatgtgtagtatgtgatgtgtagcctttatgtgttatatgataggaggagggttcatagaggaggctttttgattcagcagtagagcCCGTGTgattgtgtgctttccaggtaggatttcctactcagtattagtcccataatgggatattggtgatgtgttgtatttggttgtttgatataatgattgtactgtgtttgtggttgtgattgttgttgatggttctcgagatgcgttctcggctgagtggggtcacttgagggagtgacttcacgccctagtttcgcccttcgtggaacccgccacggaaggggatgtgcacattaatggacagggttatcgctcggtatgataagcggggcttaggtgggaacattTGTGGTCCCCCAGCGGTGTATGGGTCAAAGTGGACGatcgtgattgagacggttgtttgggtgtgtgtgtgtgtgtgtgacagttcagctgtctgtttatcttattattgttatctatattgattgtgtgattagtactggccccggtgttgttttgtaaacctgcggtgatccattcggggatggtgagcagatattgagcaggtattgagatgagtactgggatagctgggatgccacgacatgatgataggagtcttccgctgtagccttagtttatttacttttcgATTAGACGATCGgtttgaataatgtatcgtactttggtttggttttgaggattgtatttattcattaaactatttataataaacgttgtttctttattgttgtttgattatcatacctcgggcaaccgagatggtaatgtcttcatacctgagtggtcctggtaaggcacttggagtatgggggtgttacaaatggtatcagagcgacgatcctgaaacctctaaccaatgaacctgatgaacatagggagtcaactaaaatgaacccggggtaaaagttgtaggagctaatgcaaaggcttgggagacgtcctaaagtcgcgaggtcgccctacaattttgaaccggtcacatggggggagtatttgtcgagtcgtatgtgtgtttggttaacttgtgtaagaatgtgatgaagtgtgttaattgttggatgttgaagtagaaagttgagcatgtgaaagaaaatggtgatatgaggaaacttgttgatgagatgataacatgttggatgatttacaatgtggcatttaataatatgatgaaATGATTTCGcggatagtagaaaagatgcgtagtatgcttgttatgatataatgtgacttataaagtttagcatgttagcatatgacgtaacatgcgggtagctcttacgaattagtgatactcgatcgagtgagactgactcgatcgggtgggtttttggcgattttgagtccataatcgagttttggggcactcgatcgagtaactaggggtactcgatcgagtagggggtcactcgatcgagtagcctagatactcgatcgagtaggtaagagatcagaaggtctgtttgggttctggagtttgggtactcgatc from Silene latifolia isolate original U9 population chromosome 5, ASM4854445v1, whole genome shotgun sequence encodes the following:
- the LOC141654817 gene encoding uncharacterized protein LOC141654817, producing the protein MDNAAEHTPGSSSASPKVQGGCSLTGRPPDRGLLTTAPPPRPVMRGGKRARTTIIYCDRTGISNVPETPIQPQPKRRRKAQINRQPRLPTAHAAQPLPTEQLKLPHGGVCVKCNAQKFAYETPFFCCANGAIQLPTNAYPPTLVRLYTSPDEDAVHFRAYARMYNNLFAFSSIGGNYAASTLKGIYVFTLHGQIYHHVPTLLPNDGRPKYLQLYFYDGRHEALNRTGCFPEVRGDIINTLMQITQSNPYARFFRSLKELPIDENTQIKLNRNTVLDQRVYNAPTSDEVAVIWTESSSSSESSTPHITVTAKDNKSHRIMHYYGCYDPLQHPLLFPSGECGWVQGLRKVTPGTTQIESHAPDRASLELTQTVEGLLEDELNRAEQGYGPKDKIISCRQYYCYKLQNRPGNMLLRTGRCFQQYVVDMYVKIENTRLDYFRNNQETIRAELYQGIIDTVGTGECRASNVGKRVILPPTFLGGPRDMKKRYLNSMALVHRFGKPDLFVTMTCNPTWPEIKNHLAPREEAHNRPDLVARVFRAKLLALKKQIVEKHIFGEVAAYVYVVEFQKRGLPHVHFLIILKDGYRLKCPADFDKFVCAEIPSMANPALRKTVLKHMMHGPCGKLNPACSCMKHANSPGCCKYEYPKSYTADRTVNGAGYPEYRRRNTGEKVLIRDHELDNKWVIPYNPYLLALFDCHLNVEVCSTMHAVKYLYKYIYEGHDKISFSVTDAEEPTTIDEIAQFQSGRWVSPCEAAWRIFGFDLFETYPPVMPLQVHLPNMQTIRLRSTDNLADVIADEKRSRTPLTEFFKKSATKDCPKLLYGEFTEHYRWDTGTRTWEKKEKQSYCDWQEAALRHRLLEEEDAAELCMAEACAVQMPTALRRLFSTLLIFAQPKDPYLLWDTHYESLSDDFRLKFPADPRKVSQLTARSVERYLEAMGKTMAEFGLEHLDTCNDDEMRRTRDIVDALDAAIPEDCTLCKALLNSAQKEAFDTIMEHVRMSKPGAFFVDGPGGTDKTFLYKALYAEVRLMGQIVLPTASSGIAAANIPGGRTTHSQFKIPLECDISLAWDIPKQSSLAALIRATTLIIWDEASMSKRQTLPILPIKSQREVLEASLFSSHLWPKLTKFSLSENLRARDDPEFARFLLALGNGELQTKEYENIELPDGLVRVLDSDDPNPISGLAALAFPELDLGTFDPDIFTNRAILTPLNDDVDAINDALIDKFPGKAVTYTSHDSMLDDTCAVYPAEFINKLNPGGMSPHKLILKENCPVILIRNLQPSFGLCNGTRLICKRFLPNTIECVIMTGQHKGDCVLIPRIKLQPAPSANYPFQFQRNQFPLKLSFAMSINKCRTTNTLQGESHWLHVKLNDFSIYDVHLYLGCSLCGAGSVQEEGLHIFVLHV